TTTTTGACCAGCAATCAGCTGCATATCAGCCACTGCGGAATCAAGCACTTTCGAGTTCGATACAGCCTCACCAACACCCATGTTGATGACAACCTTCTCGATTTTAGGCACTTGCATTACCGTAGAATAATTGAACTTCTGCATCAAGGCAGGAGTAATTTCATTCAGAAAGCGTTCTTTCATTCTTGTTGCCATGAATCATAAACCTCCTTTCTCCACTGTTCGATTAGTCGATAACTTCTCCGGACTTCTTAGCAACACGAACCTTTTTACCGTTATCGAGCACTTTGTAACCAACACGAGTTACTTTACCGCTCTTCGGATCAAGATGCATCACATTGGATACATGGATCGGCGCTTCTTGTTCAATAATTCCGCCTTGCGGATTCATTTGGTTCGGCTTCTGGTGTTTTTTCACCATGTTGACGCCTTCCACAAGCACACGGTTTTCACGAGGGTACGCTGCAATGACACGGCCTTTTTTGCCTTTGTCTTTACCGCTGATAACCATAACCGTGTCTTCTTTCTTGACGTGCAGCTTGTTATTGTGCGATTCCAGAACCTTTTTCACTTTTGGCATTTGTTACACCTCCTGCGGCTTGCCTTTTGACAAGCATAACTTGGAACGATCTATTCAATCGGTTATCCGATCATTGTAAGTCTTAGATAACTTCCGGTGCCAAGGAAACGATTTTCATGAAGTCTTTATCACGAAGTTCGCGAGCCACTGGTCCGAAAATACGAGTTCCGCGTGGGCCCTTGTCGTCTTTAACAACAACCGCTGCGTTTTCGTCAAATGCGATATAAGATCCGTCCTTACGGCGTACAGAACGCTTCGTACGAACCACAACAGCCTTGACTACGTCACCCTTTTTGACAACGCCGCCTGGTGTTGCTTGTTTCACGGAACAAACGATCAAATCACCGATTGCAGCAGTACGACGACCCGTACCACCCAATACGCGGATACACATCAGTTCCTTCGCACCAGAATTGTCAGCTACATGCAGACGTGTAAATGGTTGAATCATTGAAATTTCCTCCTTTCGGAAAAACTGTCGTTATATCTTTAGATGATAACCGCTTTTTCAACGACTTCTACCAATCTCCAGCGTTTGTCTTTGGAGAGTGGACGAGTTTCCATGATTTTAACGGTATCTCCGATTTTTGCAGTATTGTTCTCATCATGCGCCTTAAATTTCTTAGTGTATTTAATACGCTTGTGATAGAGATCATGTTTTTTGTAAGTTTCAACAGCTACAACAATGGTTTTTTCCATTTTGTCACTGACAACTTTACCTACTTGCACTTTACGAGCATTGCGTTCTTCGCTCATCGTTAGCCTCCTTCCTGAATACAGGCAAAAATGACTGATTCAATTAACTAATCCCAAGTTCTCTTTCACGGATGACGGTTTTAGCACGAGCTATTTCCCTGCGCACATCACGGATCCGAGTCGGGTTGTCAAGCTGTCCGGTAGCCAATTGAAAACGGAGGTTAAAGAGCTCCTCTTTAAAACCCGCAATCTTTTGCTCAATTTCTGCAGTGGTCAAGTTACGCAGATCATTAGCTTTCATTTGCTTCACCACCCAATTCTTCACGTTTCACAAACTTCGTTTTGATCGGCAGCTTGTGAGCGGCAAGACGCATCGCTTCGCGAGCGATCTCCTCAGGCACGCCTCCAAGTTCAAACATAATCTTACCTGGTTTGACAACTGCGACCCATTTCTCTACGTTACCTTTACCGCTACCCATACGAACCTCAAGAGGTTTTTGAGTGATCGGCTTATCAGGGAAAATTTTAATCCATACTTTACCGCCACGTTTGATGTAACGCGTCATAGCAATACGCGCTGCTTCGATCTGGCGGTTAGTAATCCAAGTTGGCTCAAGAGCTTGCAGACCGAATTCACCGAAGTTGAGCTCAGTGCCGCCTTTAGCCATACCTTTCATGTGACCGCGTTGTTGCTTGCGGTGTTTTACACGTTTTGGTACCAACATGATTAGTTGCCTCCTTCCTGAGCAGCTTGTTTCTTAGCCGGAGGAAGTACCTCACCACGATAGATCCATACTTTTACGCCAATACGGCCATAAGTAGTATGCGCTTCTGCTGTACCATAGTCAATATCAGCACGGAGCGTATGAAGAGGAACTGTTCCTTCACTATATCCTTCCGAACGAGCAATCTCGGCTCCGCCAAGACGTCCGCCGACTTGAGTTTTAATTCCTTTTGCGCCAGAACGCATTGTTCTTTGAATCGCTTGTTTCAGAGCGCGACGGAAAGATACACGACGTTCCAGTTGTTGTGCGATGCTTTCTGCAACCAAGATTGCATCCAGATCCGCATGTTTGATTTCAGAGATATTGATGTGAACTTTTTTGCCGCCTGCAATTTTAGTAACTTGGCTCCGCAGTACTTCGACTTCAGAACCACCTTTACCGATAACCATTCCTGGTTTCGCAGTGTGGATAGTCACATTCACACGATTTGCCGCTCTCTCGATTTCAATACGAGATACAGCAGAATCTTTTAGTTTATTCTTAAGGTATTCGCGAATTTTAACGTCTTCCAGCAAAAGATTTCCGAAATCTTTGCCTGCATACCATTTAGATTCCCAATCACGGATAATACCGATCCGGAGTCCGACAGGATTTACCTTTTGGCCCACACGTTATCCCTCCTTATTTTTCAGATACCACCAAAGTAATGTGGCTGGTGCGTTTATTGATTCTGCTTGCACGGCCCATGGCGCGTGGACGGAATCTCTTCATGGTTGGTCCTTGGTTAACGAAAACCTGGCTAACAACCAAACTATTAATATCCATAGAGTAGTTATGCTCAGCATTGGCGATCGCTGAGTTCAGCAGCTTCTCTACAACCAGGGAAGCCGATTTCGGAGTGTGGCGGAGAATGGCGATTGCCTCACCAACTTGCTTACCACGGATCAAGTCAATCACGAGCTTGACTTTACGAGGAGCAATCCGGATCGATCTGGCATGTGCTTTTGCTTCCATTTGTTTTACCTCCTCTCAAACAAAGAGCTTCAAATTATCTTCTTGTTTTCTTGTCATCGTCCGTATGACCTTTGTAAGTACGTGTTGGAGCAAATTCACCCAATTTGTGACCTACCATGTCTTCCGTTACATATACAGGAACGTGTTTGCGTCCATCGTATACACCGAACGTGTGACCGATAAATTGTGGGAAAATCGTAGAACGGCGGGACCAAGTTTTGATAACAGCTTTCTTGCTCGACTCGTTCATCACTTCTACTTTTTTCAGCAGGTACCCATCAATGAAAGGTCCTTTTTTCAAACTGCGACTCATCTATAAAATCCTCCCTTCGTCCAATCTCTCGTTACTTTCGGCACTTCACAAAGTTATGCACAATGTGCATTATTTTGTGCGGCGGCGAACGATATACTTGTCAGAAGCTTTTCCTTTTTTACGCGTTTTGTAACCAAGGGTTGGTTTGCCCCAAGGAGACATAGGCGATTTACGACCGATCGGAGCGCGGCCTTCACCACCACCGTGAGGGTGATCGTTAGGGTTCATGACTACACCGCGGACTTCAGGACGTTGTCCGAGCCAGCGACTGCGGCCTGCTTTACCGATTTTGATGAGCTCATGATCTTCGTTACCAACAGAACCGATGGTTGCGCGGCAAACCTTCAAGAGCTTGCGAACTTCACCAGAAGACAAACGTACGGATACGTATTTCTCTTCTTTACCAAGAAGCTGAGCTTCGGTACCGGCAGCACGAACCAATTGTCCGCCTTTGCCAGGTTGCAGTTCGATATTGTGGATAACAGTACCTACTGGAATGTTCTCCATTGGAAGAGCGTTACCGATTTTGATGTCGGCGCTCGGTCCGGATTCGATCTTGTCTCCAACTTTCAGACCTTTAGGAGCGATGATGTAGCGTTTCTCTCCGTCTGCATAGTGGATCAGAGCGATGTTAGAAGTACGGTTCGGATCATACTCAACTGTAGCAACGGTACCTGGTATGCCGTCTTTCGTACGTTTGAAGTCGATGATACGGTATTTACGTTTATGTCCGCCGCCGTGGTGACGAACTGTAATTTTACCTTGGTTGTTGCGGCCAGCTTTTTTGCTAAGCGGTGCAAGCAACGATTTCTCCGGCTGATTTGTCGTAATCTCTTCGAAAGTAGATACGGACATGTTACGTCTTGCCGGGGAAGTAGGTTTATACTTTTTAATAGGCACGTGATTTCCTCCTTACTCTACAGATTCAAAAAACTCGAGCGCTTTGCTGTCTTTGCTCAGCGTTACGATGGCTTTTTTCCACTCGGTTGTATAACCGTTGTAGCGGCCATAGCGTTTCGGCTTAGCTGGGACGCGCATAGTGTTAACGCTGGTTACTTTCACTTTGAAAATAGACTCAACGGCTTGTTTGATTTCGGTTTTGTTAGCACGAATGTCAACTTCGAAGGCATACTTAAGGTCAGCCATGTAGTCAGCAGTACGTTCTGTAATCACCGGACGTTTGATAATATCACGAGGATCTTTCATTACGCGAGCACCTCCTCTACCTTCTGAACTGCTTCTTTCGTAATGATCAGCTTGTCGTACATAAGCACGTCAAGAACATTAATGCCGTCTGCCGCTACGAATTTCACTCCAGGAATATTACGAGCGGAAAGAGCTACATTATCATCATAGCTAGGAGCGACGATCAGAGCTTTACGTTCCACTTTCAAGTTGTTCAGGATCGATGCAAATTCCTTCGTTTTAGGCGTGGTCAGAGCAAGTGCATCCAGAACAATAATGTTATTGTCAATCACTTTGGAAGACAATGCGGATTTAATCGCCAGACGACGAACTTTCTTAGGAAGCTTGAACGAGTAACTGCGTGGTGTTGGACCAAATACAGTACCGCCGCCTTTCCATTGTGGTGAACGGATCGAACCTTGACGTGCACGGCCTGTGCCTTTTTGTTTCCAAGGCTTACGTCCGCCGCCGCGTACTTCAGAACGGCCTTTCACTTTGTGTGTACCGCGACGCAAAGATGCTCTTTGCAGCAATACAGCTTGGTTCAAAACGTGGACATTAGGTGTAATACCGAATACCGCATCGTTCAGTTCCAATTCTTCTACTTGGCTTCCGCTGACATTAAACACGGATACTTTTGGCATTGCTTGTTCCTCCTTTCCTTAGGTGATTATTTTTTCACCGTTTCATTGATTTTCACGAAGCTGTTTTTAGGGCCTGGGATAGCGCCTTTGATCAACAGAACGTTACGCTCTGTATCAACTTTTACAACTTCAAGCTTTTGTACAGTTACAGTTACATGGCCCATGTGTCCTGGAAGGTGTTTGCCTTTAGGAACGCGGTTTGCTTGAATGGAGCCCATGGAACCTGGTCCACGATGGTAACGCGATCCGTGTGCCATTGGTCCGCGGCTTTGTCCCCAACGTTTGATGTTACCTTGGAAACCTTTACCTTTAGAAGTACCAGTTACGTCAACATATTCGCCTTCTGCAAAAATGTCAGCTTTCAGCTCTTGGCCAACCTCGTATGCTCCGAGGTCAACACCGCGAACCTCGCGAACGTAGCGCTTAGGCGCAGTATTAGCCTTTTTGGCATGACCTGCTTCAGGTTTGTTGGATCTGCTTTCTTTCTTATCAGAGAAACCGATTTGGATCGCTTCGTATCCATCGTTCTCGACATCTTTCTTTTGCAGAACAACACAAGGACCTGCTTCGATAACCGTTACAGGAATTACGTTACCTTCAGCGGTAAACACTTGAGTCATTCCGAGTTTTTTTCCTAAGATACCTTTCATGTTGACACCTCTTTTCCTTCTTAATTCGGGAATTACAATTTAATTTCGATATCTACACCGGACGGCAGGTCCAAGCGCATAAGAGCATCCACAGTTTGTGGAGTTGGGTTTACAATGTCGATCAAACGCTTATGTGTGCGCATTTCGAATTGTTCCCGAGAATCCTTATACTTGTGTACCGCACGGAGAATAGTAATGATTTGTTTTTCAGTTGGAAGCGGAATCGGTCCAGATACACCTGCACCCGAACGTTTCGCTGTTTCAACAATTTTCTCAGCGGATTGATCAAGAATTCTGTGATCGTAAGCCTTCAAACGAATACGAATTTTTTGCTTTGCCATTTTAGTCCCTCCTTCTATCGCCCAATTTGGTATCGGACATACTCCGTGAAAATTTTCTAACACACTGCTCCATGGCAAAGGGGCCGGGTGTGTCAGTAACCTCTCACATCATCGCAACGTCTCAGAACAACATTCACTATTATATATAAAGAATGGGCACATTGCAAGCTTTAAATAAAAAGAGCGCCATTCTTTTGGAATGAACGCGAACTATTGGCATTTTAGCTATTTAAAGCTGGGCAGAAGCGGCTTTGAAGCGTTCTGCTGAACCTGCTGCTTGCGAGGTAGAATGTCCTATTCCTTCTATTGTAGTAATCAACAGTCTGATCTGCTCCTCAACCGACACAATTTCCTGGGTGCTATGTTTCATGGAACCGACAATGTTGGCAAAGACCATGCTCGTGTCGGAAGATTGTTGTCTTCCCGTGTCGGTTAGCTGACGCACCTCTTTGATCTTGCTTACGACCTTGGATGTGATATCGGCAGAGTTTTTCACCAAATCTGCAATGCGAACGACGGTCTGCTTCGTATCTTCAGACAAACGGCTGACTTCCTGAGCAACCACACCAAAGCCCCTGCCATGTTCACCGGCTCTTGCGGCTTCGATCGTCGCATTTAAAGAAAGCATTTTAGTCTGGCTTGCAAACTCTTTTACGGAATCCACTATGTACTCAATTTGTTTTGATGCATCAGTTAGTTCTTTAACGTAATCCTCCATTTCATGGGTACGCTCATAAATACTGCTAATGCGTTCGTTGAGTCCATCCATTTGCAGACTTCCCTCCTGGGCCAACTTCTCGGAGTTGACAGCAAGAGAAGAGGTTTTATGGAAGCTATCGGTAACTTCACCACTGCTTGCAATCAGCTGCTCAATCGCAGCATTAGTCGAAATACTTAGATGAACAAGATCCTCACTGAACATGGCAATTTTGTTCTTTAATTCATCCTTAACCTTTTCGTATTCAAGCTGTTTTTCTAGCATATTTTCTTTTTCGTATGCCTCCAGCACAAGCTGCTGCTCCAAATTGAGCAGTTTGGTAATCGTCCGGATAACCTTTAATCTTTGCTCGTCATCCGTTAGTATCTCCTTATATATGATCTCCATAAACCCATTTTGTAAATTCTGAAACGCTGATAAATACCATTTTGGCTCTAACCCCACTCTTTTATGGACTTTCGCGATCATCAACCTTTTATTTATGTATTCCTCATCGACATTCCCATCGAAAATCTCCAGCAGATGATCACGGAGCGTTCTCTTTAATCGTTCAATAGTACTGTGCTTCACTATAATTTGTTCAAGCTTATCAACATCCAATACTGACTCATAAAAGTAATCGGTTATCCGGTCCATATATGTTTCGATTGCCGGCTTAATTTGACGAAGTAAGCTTAAATCTCTTTCATTCAAGTCGATCATTCGCATCTGTTCATTGAGTTCTTCGTGTCCGGGTAAAAAATGCGAGCTTCGCTCCATAAAGTCTTCGGCAAAAGCTTGTTTCAAATCATTGCTTTGAAGATTCTGGTTATCCTTACTGTGCAGCTTTTGACTTATAAAACCGAACGGGCATTTCATACTCACGATCACTCCTCATTCATCTGCGGAAAATAATGTTATACAAAGACTGTACAACATCATACAAAATATATACAAGATTGTAAAGGGTTTAAAAACTATGAAACTCTTCAAAATAAAAAACAGGAGGCACTTCTCATAAGAGAAGTGCCTCCTGCATCATTCGTTCACATCATAACGTTACTCGTTCCAGCACATTGTTGCATTTATTAAAACCAAAGGCGTTAGCCTTTATTATTTCGTGATTGTAGCTACCGCACCGGCACCTACTGTACGTCCACCTTCACGAATAGAGAACTTAGTTCCTTCTTCGATCGCGATTGGAGCAATCAGTTGTACAGTAACTGTGATGTTGTCGCCAGGCATAACCATTTCAGCGCCTTCTGGCAAGCTGATGATACCAGTAACGTCAGTTGTACGGAAGTAGAACTGTGGACGGTATCCAGTGAAGAAAGGCTTATGACGGCCACCTTCTTCTTTAGTCAGAACGTAGATTTGTGCAGAGAATTCAGTGTGTGGCTTAACTGAACCTGGCTTAGCCAGTACTTGACCACGTTCGATTTGAGCACGGTCTACACCACGAAGCAGGGCTCCGATGTTGTCACCAGCTTGAGCGGAATCAAGCAATTTGCGGAACATTTCTACGCCAGTTACGACGGATTTTTTGGACTCTTCAGCGATACCGATGATTTCGATTTCGTCGCCCACTTTAACTGTACCACGTTCTACACGACCTGTAGCAACGGTACCGCGGCCAGTGATGGAGAATACGTCCTCGACAGGCATAAGGAAAGGCTTGTCAGTGTCACGTACTGGAGTTGGGATGTATTCGTCGATGATGTTGAACATTTCAACGATTTTTTGTGCCCACTCGCCATCTGGGTTTTGAAGAGCTTCACGAGCAGAACCTTGGAT
This genomic stretch from Paenibacillus sp. J23TS9 harbors:
- the rpsC gene encoding 30S ribosomal protein S3; this encodes MGQKVNPVGLRIGIIRDWESKWYAGKDFGNLLLEDVKIREYLKNKLKDSAVSRIEIERAANRVNVTIHTAKPGMVIGKGGSEVEVLRSQVTKIAGGKKVHINISEIKHADLDAILVAESIAQQLERRVSFRRALKQAIQRTMRSGAKGIKTQVGGRLGGAEIARSEGYSEGTVPLHTLRADIDYGTAEAHTTYGRIGVKVWIYRGEVLPPAKKQAAQEGGN
- the rplV gene encoding 50S ribosomal protein L22, whose amino-acid sequence is MEAKAHARSIRIAPRKVKLVIDLIRGKQVGEAIAILRHTPKSASLVVEKLLNSAIANAEHNYSMDINSLVVSQVFVNQGPTMKRFRPRAMGRASRINKRTSHITLVVSEK
- the rpsJ gene encoding 30S ribosomal protein S10; amino-acid sequence: MAKQKIRIRLKAYDHRILDQSAEKIVETAKRSGAGVSGPIPLPTEKQIITILRAVHKYKDSREQFEMRTHKRLIDIVNPTPQTVDALMRLDLPSGVDIEIKL
- the tuf gene encoding elongation factor Tu codes for the protein MAKAKFERNKPHVNIGTIGHVDHGKTTLTAAITTVLSKTYGGAAVAFDQIDKAPEERERGITISTAHVEYETPARHYAHVDCPGHADYVKNMITGAAQMDGAILVVSAADGPMPQTREHILLSRQVGVPYIVVFLNKCDMVEDAELLELVEMEVRDLLNEYDFPGDDTPIIQGSAREALQNPDGEWAQKIVEMFNIIDEYIPTPVRDTDKPFLMPVEDVFSITGRGTVATGRVERGTVKVGDEIEIIGIAEESKKSVVTGVEMFRKLLDSAQAGDNIGALLRGVDRAQIERGQVLAKPGSVKPHTEFSAQIYVLTKEEGGRHKPFFTGYRPQFYFRTTDVTGIISLPEGAEMVMPGDNITVTVQLIAPIAIEEGTKFSIREGGRTVGAGAVATITK
- the rplW gene encoding 50S ribosomal protein L23, which gives rise to MKDPRDIIKRPVITERTADYMADLKYAFEVDIRANKTEIKQAVESIFKVKVTSVNTMRVPAKPKRYGRYNGYTTEWKKAIVTLSKDSKALEFFESVE
- the rplD gene encoding 50S ribosomal protein L4; amino-acid sequence: MPKVSVFNVSGSQVEELELNDAVFGITPNVHVLNQAVLLQRASLRRGTHKVKGRSEVRGGGRKPWKQKGTGRARQGSIRSPQWKGGGTVFGPTPRSYSFKLPKKVRRLAIKSALSSKVIDNNIIVLDALALTTPKTKEFASILNNLKVERKALIVAPSYDDNVALSARNIPGVKFVAADGINVLDVLMYDKLIITKEAVQKVEEVLA
- the rplX gene encoding 50S ribosomal protein L24; this translates as MPKVKKVLESHNNKLHVKKEDTVMVISGKDKGKKGRVIAAYPRENRVLVEGVNMVKKHQKPNQMNPQGGIIEQEAPIHVSNVMHLDPKSGKVTRVGYKVLDNGKKVRVAKKSGEVID
- the rpsQ gene encoding 30S ribosomal protein S17, translating into MSEERNARKVQVGKVVSDKMEKTIVVAVETYKKHDLYHKRIKYTKKFKAHDENNTAKIGDTVKIMETRPLSKDKRWRLVEVVEKAVII
- a CDS encoding globin-coupled sensor protein, which encodes MKCPFGFISQKLHSKDNQNLQSNDLKQAFAEDFMERSSHFLPGHEELNEQMRMIDLNERDLSLLRQIKPAIETYMDRITDYFYESVLDVDKLEQIIVKHSTIERLKRTLRDHLLEIFDGNVDEEYINKRLMIAKVHKRVGLEPKWYLSAFQNLQNGFMEIIYKEILTDDEQRLKVIRTITKLLNLEQQLVLEAYEKENMLEKQLEYEKVKDELKNKIAMFSEDLVHLSISTNAAIEQLIASSGEVTDSFHKTSSLAVNSEKLAQEGSLQMDGLNERISSIYERTHEMEDYVKELTDASKQIEYIVDSVKEFASQTKMLSLNATIEAARAGEHGRGFGVVAQEVSRLSEDTKQTVVRIADLVKNSADITSKVVSKIKEVRQLTDTGRQQSSDTSMVFANIVGSMKHSTQEIVSVEEQIRLLITTIEGIGHSTSQAAGSAERFKAASAQL
- the rpmC gene encoding 50S ribosomal protein L29, giving the protein MKANDLRNLTTAEIEQKIAGFKEELFNLRFQLATGQLDNPTRIRDVRREIARAKTVIRERELGIS
- the rplC gene encoding 50S ribosomal protein L3, with protein sequence MKGILGKKLGMTQVFTAEGNVIPVTVIEAGPCVVLQKKDVENDGYEAIQIGFSDKKESRSNKPEAGHAKKANTAPKRYVREVRGVDLGAYEVGQELKADIFAEGEYVDVTGTSKGKGFQGNIKRWGQSRGPMAHGSRYHRGPGSMGSIQANRVPKGKHLPGHMGHVTVTVQKLEVVKVDTERNVLLIKGAIPGPKNSFVKINETVKK
- the rplB gene encoding 50S ribosomal protein L2 — its product is MPIKKYKPTSPARRNMSVSTFEEITTNQPEKSLLAPLSKKAGRNNQGKITVRHHGGGHKRKYRIIDFKRTKDGIPGTVATVEYDPNRTSNIALIHYADGEKRYIIAPKGLKVGDKIESGPSADIKIGNALPMENIPVGTVIHNIELQPGKGGQLVRAAGTEAQLLGKEEKYVSVRLSSGEVRKLLKVCRATIGSVGNEDHELIKIGKAGRSRWLGQRPEVRGVVMNPNDHPHGGGEGRAPIGRKSPMSPWGKPTLGYKTRKKGKASDKYIVRRRTK
- the rplP gene encoding 50S ribosomal protein L16, coding for MLVPKRVKHRKQQRGHMKGMAKGGTELNFGEFGLQALEPTWITNRQIEAARIAMTRYIKRGGKVWIKIFPDKPITQKPLEVRMGSGKGNVEKWVAVVKPGKIMFELGGVPEEIAREAMRLAAHKLPIKTKFVKREELGGEANES
- the rpsS gene encoding 30S ribosomal protein S19 produces the protein MSRSLKKGPFIDGYLLKKVEVMNESSKKAVIKTWSRRSTIFPQFIGHTFGVYDGRKHVPVYVTEDMVGHKLGEFAPTRTYKGHTDDDKKTRR
- the rplN gene encoding 50S ribosomal protein L14 → MIQPFTRLHVADNSGAKELMCIRVLGGTGRRTAAIGDLIVCSVKQATPGGVVKKGDVVKAVVVRTKRSVRRKDGSYIAFDENAAVVVKDDKGPRGTRIFGPVARELRDKDFMKIVSLAPEVI